aacattgtttccaatgagtaagatatcatttaCATGAAGAACCagaaataccactatttgattttcccttaattagtaaacacaaggctcatcaatattttgttcaaaaccataggttttgattatctcatcaaacctaagattccaagaacgagaagcttgcttaagtctataaatggacctattcaacttgcaaatttTTCATTCTTATCCAACTATTTTAAAGCATTCTgattgatccatataaatgacttgtTCATCAAGCTAAAATATGTCTTTTCATATAATTTATGaacataaatattgattgatgACTTGACTACTGGACCACATCAAGTACTAGTCGATGATGGCTAGTATCTTCTAATAAATGGACCAAACACACACAATTAAAAAGGTAGGGTCTAAGCAAATTAAGTACTAGTCGATGATACATGGACCAAACACAGACAATTAAAAAGGTAGGGTCTAAGCAAATTAAGACTTTTTGTTTCCTCGAGTCTTCTTTCTTGGTTCAGCTAAGACTTTTCAACTGTGGATGTTTCCTCGATTCTTCTATATTTGCTacaagtcttttttttttctttttcttttttccctaaattaatttcatgtatctttgaaatattatatatattctcACTAAAACACACATATACTCACACAAATATACCTTCCTAGTTTCTCATTGATGAAAAAATAATTAACACTTTCCTTGTCGATCTCTCTGGGAAATATAAAAAACGCTCGATCTCTTTTGGTAAGTAACACATAGACTCATACTATATCTTGCTGTTTCTTGGAAATAATTTTATCCCTCTATATTTATTTTTGATGttttttaatttcttatttatCTACTTTCTTCTCAATGTATAGTTTATTTTATACTTATGAGAAAGTagagtatttattttaaatttctacACAGAATCATTCAATTCATTTCtagatataatttattattttgagcTACAAGGCAAAGTAACTTGTACATATAACAGAATTCATAATTTTTAGTGTTATTCCCATAAATTTTCAAAAAGTTTGAGATTATTTAGAGTGTCGAAATCAAAATTTAAATAGTTTGTTGCACACATGTAtgctttttcttttatgtttgaaATAAGTTGCTTGCACCAAAAAAATTCCATTATTATGTAGTGTAATTCTATAATACATCCCCAAAAGGGGCATACCATTACATTTTTCTTGTTTTCAGCACGTGAAATTTTTGTATCAAATAGATTTGTTTGATTCTTGGTTTTGGCActacaaaaaatcttagttttagtcgtaataaattttgtgactaaaGAAAAATTATCTTACCTATGTCATCACTAAGAAGTCTGTGGCTAAAAgtatttgtaaaaaaaatcacaatttgttgtcactaaatgtatttttagtcacaacaaattttatcactaaaaaataataggttgtgactaaaactacattagtgacaaTTTGTGATTATGTATGACCTTTTCGTCACAAGTAATATTTTGTTGTTACTAAAAGTAAtatttagtcacacaaaatatatattgTGACTATAAAGTTGTCATTGAATGTTACATTTATTTGTATAAGGGACGGtgaattattcaaaatttataaaaaatttgtACACTATCATTAAAAATTTGATCCATATGTGAAatagtaaataaatatattgtatattgttatataaaaaaattaagattataactGGAAGCACGAAAAGTGTATCAATATGTCTCTTTCTTGGAACATACTATAGAAGTATCCTCTGATATTAGCACTCTATCATACTTTCCTTGATGATGTCcataaattattttttactttttttatatGAGTACTCGAaatcaagttttaaattatatatttgcaagttataaaatatatatacaagtgAATTTAGTAATCACTTCATGCTTTttgatattatattaatatatctCGGGTAAATACATATTTGGTATTTTGTGTATTATCAAAATACAGAATTGGTATCTTATATTTTCGGTAATACTCATTCAGTATcttataatttaaaattgtacatatttgattCCTGGACTCAAATGCgatcaataaaattttataaatatgactAATAAATTGTTctaagttatatgtaattaaataattaaatttgaatttgaaatccATATAATTGAGGATAGTTTGTTCGTATTGATAAAATTTCATTAATCAAATTTGTttaaggtaccaaatatgtaaaattttaaattatagggtactaaataaacaatattatcaatAACATGGGGTACTAAGTCTGTTTTTTGATAAAACACAATATACCAAATAGTTGTTTAGTTAACCTTATATCTTTTAGTTTGACTTATTGCTAAAATGGTATCTTAATTAATTAGATATTTGCTTATCAAtttatagtatttttattatttatatattcaaACTGAAGTTTAATTCACCATTGAAGTACTATACATGTGTGTTTTTTTGATTAAATGTGATACCAGATAACAAATAAGTGATCAATAAAGAAGAAAGAGGCACTGATGATGAGTCTGCcgaactactactactacttgtttgttaatgttattatgattggatcattattattaatgacaATAATGTCCACACTAGCTTCACTTGCAAGACCAGGTTGCCAAGAAAAGTGTGGAAATGTAGATATTCCATACCCTTTCGGAATTGGACCATCCGAATGTTTTCTTGACGAACGATTCGAAATCTCCTGCGACAACAGCTACTCCACGCCTGTTCTCAAACACACTCAGCTACACGTACTTAATATTTCATTAAGTCCTAATTCTCGTGATGATTATCCCGAGTACGATTATTCCCAATGGATTGTGGTGAGAAACCCCATTAGTTTCTTCGATTGCGGAAACAAGACAAGGCAAAAATCAGCAAATTTAACAGGAACCCCGTTTTACTATTCGAGTGACAATGTATTCATTGCAGTAAGTGGTGGTGTCCTTGCCACGTTCAAAACAAGGTCAGGCAATATGCACTTCAAGAATGGATGCTCATCCAATAGTACAACAACTACATCAACTAGTCATAATTTTAGTAACTGCGATGGCGTTGAATGTTGTGCCACTCGCGTCATCAGCTATTATTCTGATGTGGGCGACATGTTCGAAATCTCCATGGATAATGGTTCTTCTGGTACTCCTGCAAATCATAGCCAATGCAAATATGCATTCTTGATAGATTATGATGAAATTGAtaaacataaaacatttggtgaTCTGGATTATGTTCCCGTCCGGCTAAGTTGGTTCCTTAACAGTACGTATTTTGATGTATTTAAAACACATGATATGCCAACCGAAACTATCAACTTCGATTGTCGAACTTCGACGGAGGACTATGATAATTTATTAGAATCCTCTTCAGATCGGATACATCATTGTTGGTGCAAGTATGGACTTCGAGGGAATCCCTATCTGGTGGGTGGGTGTAATCAAGGTAAACCTCTCCcacaaatattaattataattgtaTATAAATATTAAGCTTTCAATTACTATATATATACTAGCTAGATACAAATAATCTCCACGTCGGTAGTTAGTTTTATTTGTAAaatttatcaattatatatattgtattattgtcatataaattttaaataaataaacattatatataaaaaaaataacataaacatattaaatgaaaaattaaaacaaaatgtttatgatttttttaaaatatataaatatgatatgttaacatttttaaacattaatgataatttttttaataaaaatcaaaattatgcattatatattattattataataatattttataatatttaattttacattattataagtattaaatgtctagttttatattaaatattattataataataatattttataatatttgaattcatattaatataattagtacaaaattaggattataaattattatcataataaaattttgtaatatttaaatttatattaatataattattaaatatcttatatattcttataataatgatatttaataaCATTTGAacttgaatttaaatttattttaatataattattttatatatagtcttatatcaaatataataataatgatatattttataatatttaaatttatattaatataattaataaatatttatttttcgtttattttaaaaatatatttgattaaatatttaaaatattaaattaaaattaacaaaataaacaattaaaaccaataatttatgCACTTTTTAATTAGTCAGGACTTATTATTAGTTACAGTAATCTTTTTTATAGtctatatatatgaaaataaataattaataaattttatattaactaaaaaaattatgtgCTATTTAATTCTCTCAGATATGAATGAATGCATTGATGGAATAGCGTTTTGCTATGGAGGCTCTACTTGCGTGAACACTTTCGGGGACTCTCACTGTAGTTATAAACGCAGGGCCATCTTTATAGGTATgtctaatatataaatatatatatttatatttatatttataattttctttgtgTGTATGTGTGATTATCTATtcatcataaaataatattttgtagtggttaattaatttaaaacataGTAAAAATTCATAATAGTAGTGCATCTAGGAATTCATTCcaccaaaaataaaaatcaataataatatatattggaAATATATAATtgaacaaaatttaaaaattacacacatatatactaattaaataataaaataatgtaaTTGGGATAACTATTCTACTATTAGAACTCATCTATCCACCTACTTTCATTTTCACAAAAAAATCTTATACTTTTAATTTTGTGAGTAAAAGAActtcattatattatatttttttattaatatttgaataaaaCTAGAagtgaaaatatcttttaaatttatcaatttttaagaaattatagCACATTTTCAAAAGAAATAATCACATCTTAACTGCTAGGTAACTGAGATTATCAAAAAAACATAATAGGATGTATTTTTAatgcaaaagaaaaaaacttAGGAATCTAAGTGCAACGTGTtgagaaattatatatttttactgCTAATATCCATATATTTTAATCaatcatatttttaataaaaatttataaatacatTTTATATCTATCgcaaattttaattaaacaaattgaGGCTATTTTGTCATAATAGATAATAAGAAAGTTTGCACCAAAACTACCCTAAAGTTTGAGGTTTGTACACATCATAGACTCAGTCTTTTTTTTTAACAGTGAAAAATACCAGAAATTGGTCTAGTCACCACATAACGGAGATCAATATGCAGAGAGTGGCGAAATTACTATTATACTAACTTTGGGTATTTTTCCTGCTAAAAAAAAGATTGGATTTATGCCGCGTACAATCCTCAAACTTTGGATAGTTTTGTCGCAAATATtcctaaataatatttttatcaaattagtaaaaaaaacacaattttaacAATCATTGTTCAAAAAGATCAAATGTTTGAtaaatttcaatttatatattataaaacttatatcaaaaaattaaagtttagaagaagagaaataataatattaaaaaatcaGTTTAATTTATGCTTATTTAAAATTACAAACTAATTAAGaataagtttttaaaaaattccatatttctataaatgaatgattatgtttatttattcatacatgATAAACAGGTGTGGGGAGTCCTCTTGGATTATTAGTTCTACTTTTTAGTACATGGAGACTATACATattcataaagaaaagaaaagaaattaaacGCAAGAAAGCATTTTTCAAACGAAATGGTGGCCTTTTGTTGGAACAACAGATACACTCAAGTGAAAACAATGTCGAGCAAACAAAGTTGTTCAAGTCAAAAGAGTTGGAGAAGGCAACTAATAATTTCAATATAGACAGAGTTCTTGGGCAAGGAGGCCAAGGCACTGTGTACAAAGGAATGTTGGAAGATGGAAAGATTGTTGCTGTAAAGAAGTCTAAAATAATTGATGAAGCCAAACTCTCTGAATTCATCAATGAAGTTGTCATTCTTACACAAATCAATCATAGAAATGTTGTCAGGCTATTGGGATGTTGTCTGGAGACAGATGTTCCACTTCTAGTTTATGAATTCATCCCAAACGGAACACTTTCTGAGTATATTCATGACAAAAATGCAGAGTTTCCTTTCACATGGAACATGAGATTACGAATTGCAACTGAAGTTGCAGGAGCTCTTTCATACTTACACTCAGCAGCTTCTTTTCCAATTTATCATCGAGATGTCAAGTCTACGAACATACTCCTTGATGAAAAATTGAGAGCAAAAGTAGCAGACTTTGGTACATCAAGAACTATCTCCTTAGAGCAAACTCACCTGACCACTTTAGTTTATGGCACATTTGGCTATCTAGATCCAGAATACTTTCAGTCTAGCCAATTCACAGATAAGAGTGATGTTTATAGTTTTGGAGTGGTTCTTGTCGAGCTCTTGACCGGACAAAAAGCAATATCTGCAACAAGGTCAGAGGAGGAAGGAAGAAGTTTGGCAACATATTTCATGATGACGATGGAGGAAAAGAGCAGTAGTCTGTTCGACATTCTTGATGGTCAAGTTCTCAAAGATGCGCCAAAAGAAGAGATCTTAATTGTTGTTGATCTTGCAAAGAGATGCTTACATTTGAATGGAAGGAATCGACCTACCATGAAAGAAGTAGCAAAGGAGCTAGAGAGGATTCAAGGCATTGATAATAAAGATTCCAATGGTATTCAACATAATTATGAAGATTTAGCATATGCACAACCTGAAATTGCAGACTACTCTTGGAATGTTTCCACATCGTCAACAGGGTTAGCTTTTGATAGTGCTGCTACTAGCTTCTCGTTGCATCAAGAATTACCATTGTTGTAAGGGTGAACAAATAGTAATATCCTTTTTGTACGTAGAACTCTTCACTTATTTTTTTCTATCTCGAATTTAGAGATCAATTATATATTGTGGTTTACTTTATTGGTTAATATTGTTAACTTTGGTTTCATCTGATTGTATAAGCATTCAATGCTTGGTACTTTTACTATGTAATATAATATAGTAGTATTCGTGTTTTTGTATGGTTTTGGCCTTTTTATTTTTCCAATTAGTtctttttatatgaatttttatttCCTAGGTGAGAATGATGGTGAACATCATATTCACACAAATATACATTTCAATCTCCTTATCGATACTTGATCTCTTCTGGTACGAAACACAGCATTTCTTTATTCTTAATATATTTTTTCGTCTAAatgtataatttatttattaaaagaaaaatcaatgTGGATTGGTTCTTCTTGAGCCCTTGATTGGACAAAAAGCAATATCTACAACAAGGGTTAAAAGAAGGTAGATGTTTGACGACATATTACACAATGACAATGGAGGAAAAAATTAGATAATTTATTACAACACAAATTTAAACAATATAACATGCATTATTGACTACTGAAGAAAAATATAGTAttaaaatatattgtaatacttTATCTAGTCTCGTGCTATTCTTTATCACCACTCTCTCACAACCTCATTCCAATGTACAAATATCTTATCTGATCAATCAATGTTCTCTGGTACGTCTTCTTCGATCAAGCTTTTTCTAGTTGATCTCCATGAACGAAAATGTGGTAAGTTTCTTTAACAACAAAGGCCCTTGTAACATGAAGCACCATCCAGGAAGGAAAATTGAccttgcattttttttttcaatttataacgtttcaagttccacaatgaggaattgaataaatcacattagctaaacaagaagaagaaaaacaaaggCCGAGCATTATGCGTTTAAGAAACAAATTTTTCTTATGACAAAATAAGAAGGAACTCGTGAACAGAAACACCAACCAAAAGGGCAGGCATCAGCACAAATTTGTGCGGTAAGCTAGATTGTCTTGGCAACTTTAGGCAGAGATTTAAGAAGAGCGGGTGATGGCTTCCTCAGAGTGTGAATGAGAAGGATCATCAGTGACATTAGTGTCAAAGCCCCAGCTTGATGAGCACTGCCCAGGGAAACTGGCACGTATGACAAAAGGGTAGATATCCCCAAGGTAACCTGCAATGATTACAAGGGGAGTCATGTTCAAGGGGAAGAACCAAGTTTCGATCTTTAAAATCAGAAGAACATTAATAGAAATTGAGTTATCGAAACATATGTACCTGAAGACCAGCCATGCCAACATTGCTTCCAATCAAATATCGAACTGCAGGATGAAGATCCACCTTCCTCGTTAACCACCATAATGAGCCGATTGAAACTAAAGTGGATGAGTATAGGTTCACACGGATTTCAGGAAACTACTGGTCGTGCGGAGTTTGAGCCATTGAGCTCGTAGTTCAAtggattaaaatatatttttctgaATTTGAGATCTCGTGAATACCTCTATGAATCAAAATTCAATGACAGACTGAACCTAAATCATGCTAAGGAATTCTCTCATTAATACACAGTAAAGAAACACCACAGGAAAATTACCTGTACCATCGAGGTATTCTCAAAGAAGTTGCGAATAAGTGGCTTCATTTCTAGAACATCCTCAGGTATCCATGTGTCGCCCATCTTCGGAAAAGTATTGTAGGCATGTCCCTGGAAATTCACAAAATCATTATCATGATATGCTACtagcaaaaaacaaaaaaaattgcatACTACCTACtaattaatttgtaaaaaattatgaGCAACACAATAACAGTTGAAGTTACATACAGCATCATTTCCTGCAACAAATGCTCCAGAGACAGCAGTAATGCCGACGAGTAAGCTGACAGGAAGAGCAAGTCTCTTTACTTTTGCAGCCCCCTTAACCCAGGACATTGATTCTGCAGGTGGTTCAGGCATTACCACCGAGAGACCTGTCCAAAGAAGGCCGCTGTATATAACAAATGCCGAAGTGAGATGAGCTGCAAGCCGATACGGGCTTACTCTAGGCTGTGCATATTCAGTTGGCGGTTCCTATTTGAAAAAAGAGAGATTATTTAAAAGCACAAACCGCaacattttttatttcaaatttgcaAAAACACTTAATATAAGGTGTCCTACCTCTAAACCACTTTTAACCATCCACCATCCAATCAGACCCTGCCCAGCACCAAGGGCAAAAAGAGTAGAGAGTTTCAGTCCAAGTCGTACGGTAATATATCCCTTTCGAAGAAAATATGAAAATGGCAAAGCAAACATGATACCAAGAGCTCTTCCCCACATACGATGAGCATATTCCATCCAGTATATAAATTTGAAATCATCAATACTCATTCCTCGATTAACCCTGCAAAAACCATCatccataaattaaaaaaaatattaataatattatagcAAATGCCATAAAATAATCCTTGTCCAAACTCCAAAAGAGTTCACCTCAAAACCGTTAAAAACTAGAAAGTTAAGCATCACAAACCATTAGCAATGCTACAAATACATGTACTGTTCTTTTCTTTCACTGACCGCTTATATTCAGGGGACAGCTTGTACTTCTCGAATTCCTGTAACCATTCCTCATCAGATAGAGGCGGGAGCCCACCACTGAACTTCCAATCAGTAATCGAAAGACCAGATCTTGTTAGTCGTGTAACACCTCCAAGTACGACCATACTAAACACCCAAGCAGCAGAGCCAAAGAGCCATATCCCAACCATTTTCTGAGCATGAGGTCCTCCATTTACAAGTAGCTTCAGTCCTTCATTACTTTTTGCATTAAGAGAGTGCACGGTGGAAACATTTCTCAAAGATGGCACATACTGACCCTGAATTGCATTATAAACTTGTTACACAagtattacatttaaattacatgAACATGATACATGAATTGTGTTCCAATTCCCAAGTGAAACTGAGTTAGAACAAGGACTTTCATTACATTTAATTGTCATGGAATACAGGGTCGCCATAAGAAACACATAATATCAAAAGCAAAAATATGCAAATATCATCTTTCATGAAAGTACAAGTGAGACCCTCAAAGGTTCGACTTTTCTTCTTTTGTGGTTACTTCCCACTATCAAATTAGCAATTTAGAATATAATAGCTGAATATGTAGCTAAGTACTTAGATACGCAAAAACATATATATCTGATACTTGCAAGAAATAAATTTTAAAGCAGAGAATGAGCTCGAAATGACATTTATGAAACCAATGAATTTTTGCAAGTTGAAATTTTTAAACTTTAATCTTGGGTTACTGCTAGCTGATGCAGTAAGAAGTAATGATGCTcaactaaaatataaaaatatctacatataaCCTTAAATGTAAGAGCACATACTTATATGAAGCAAAGAACAGAAAATTTAGAAAACGAAATAAAAAGAAAGACAGCAGACAAGGAACCAGCCATTTAAGTCCTAAGAaccaatatttatttatatatatatacatacttatATCATAGCACAAAAGTTAAGAAAAAAATTGTTTCCTGATATCCCAAGCTATGATTTTTAAAATATCTACAACTGCAATAACAGTTTACAGAACTCACAATCAAATCTATGACTACTATGAAAATGCTTTATGGAttacatacatataaaaaatgagAAAGTTGTCATTTTGGGTCTCTCGAAATGGCATTTAATGAAGTTGAAGCTAACCAATTCAGCTCAAAGTGTTTGAAGTTGGTTCAAGTTTCCATATAACAAAATTTAGCAAAGTACAATCTCTTAGTTCTAAAGATAAAGATAGAAGAACCTTAGGGGAAGATCGGAAGTCATGCAGAATTCTCCGTACGATTCCAGTGGAGAAAAATCTAGATGTCTCCTCCCTTGCAACTCTAGACGAAGATGATGTTGCTTGGGTGAGGTGGTTGTAGAGAGCCTTACGGTTACTCTTCACCAACAAAAATGGTGATAATCGGCTCCGGAACATCTCTCTTTCTTTCTGTCTCAATACCAATGCCAATGTGTGAGGGTTTTACTAGCCCATATAGGGTTTTAGCATCTACTAACTTTTTTTAACAATAAAATGTATTTCTTTGGAAACTAGTAAAATAATTATATCATAAACCATTTTCAAATCACAACTGAGATTCTACTTGCAAGCAACTACAACTGTGGTGTGGTTGGTATAGTTGTTAAAAGTTGAAACATATACAAGAGAAAGATGAAAGTTATTCAATCTAATGATGGTTGTTGAGACATTAGCTTTAGCCATACTATGGTTAATTAAGTACAACAAAACCTTGCGCATACTACTAATGATACATGACCCCTTAACTCAATCTTTAGTTTCTAATAACATTGAACAACGAAACATGAAGCAATTTGTCGTCACTGTAACCAATTCTATACACACACATTTTATCAAACACTACACATACCAACTACAACACATACATTTTATCGAATATAGTCTATCTATCTATATagatacatatacatataacaaCTACCATAATATTGAATACACAAAGCTATATAATGGAGACAAGTTGAGCCTGCTTCGAGAGAGAAATGAAAAGGAGAGATTTTTACATTGTGGTAGCTGAGTTGAGTTGAGGAGCGGAGAGTTGGTGCGTGAGGTGTAAGGAGGTCGACGATGACCGTGGGTGTAGCGTAGCCGCTGGTCGGGGCGGCGCGTTGATGAACAACGATGGAGGAGCATTGAGCTTGAGGTGATCTCGGAAGATTAAAAGAGGTAAGAAGAAGAAGAGCGGTCTACTAAATCTTTTGTGTTATTTATCTTTtcatcttgatttcatctcattttttatcgtttacttgactccgtgtcgttgaccaattcgacgGTCACCATAAAGTACTAAATAAAAGAATGACATTTTTATATAGAaccatatttgtatatatatataatggagaAAACAAAAAGGATGAAATAAACTATATCAAATGAAGTCGTGTAACACTAAACAAAAAAAGACAAAagcaatataataaataaaaatgacaagGTACAATTACATTTGATTATATAATGGAAAAAAAATTAGCagcttatttatttatatataatagtaAAAGATATTACTATTTAATATGACTAATAATAATTTAAGTtgactaattattattattagttctTTGCACATATCAAAGTTACTGaccatatatttttatatataatatatttgtgAGTGTTATGGAGGTTAGGGATTTTGTCATATTTTatgtataaaataaatatttttcttaattatatatagTTGTTCTAAATACAAGAATTATTTGCTTCAATTAAATAAATTGAAATGAGCCAGAGATATTTTCTTTGAGAATTTATTTTAAAGTGTTCAATGAACTTAGAACTCGTACATGTGTCCCAGTCtactaaaaaaatttaaataataaactaTAAAAAATAAGGTACAATCAGAAAGAGATAAGCCAAATTGtagttattttaatttgtatttatatttgtattccttcaaaaatatatatattactattTGCAAGTTGATGGCGAGGCTGGCATGGCTCTGCCCCGCTTACGCAAAAAAAAAAGTGAAGCCATCTTCCTTTCGTTATAGCAATGACTCactaacccaaaaaaaaaaaagaatgacatCTAAAATTATCTATGCATATATATACTAGTGAATGGCTTGAGCTTAAGGCACCAGCAATCCGTTAACGTTATTactttttctttaatattttattttttgtcagaagactaaaaataattttaaaataaataaatagataaatatatttttattttgaattcttGTAAGTGaagaaattaaataataatataaataaatagttcataattaataaaaaaaaattattaggctTGAAAATTGAATTGACTGTGTTACTTATTGAATTtaagatattattattatgtattttgcCACTCCTCTGATTTTATGATACACATACAATAATATACATATCCAGCAAAAATAGTTAATACATATACAtagttttaataatataaaaataattaaattaaaagaaaaagaaaacagtaACAGGTAAATAAAATGAATGATCACATTTgccttaaaaaaataatcataaaatactatttcttctttattattttcaaaataattctataaagttataatatatttgtttataattaatatgaaactaatattttttttacaaatagtatgattttaattaaaatattcctAATTAAAATTACGTTTGGTGGATATCTTTTTATAATTTTgctagatattgtaatatgatatttttaaaaatataaaatatgatagtaaataattaaataacatatatcattccataatgttaattttttttaaaaattatgacATATAGAgtacaaattttatttattaaatttcaaaagaaaatattataaaaaaataatatgatattttgtaaaaaatataatatgatattaactaatatatatcatattataataatgttaatatttatttaaatgatgaAAATAGAACAcattttaattacttaattttaaaaaaatactattaaaaaataaatctcaatacaaaataatagaagataggga
The Humulus lupulus chromosome 6, drHumLupu1.1, whole genome shotgun sequence DNA segment above includes these coding regions:
- the LOC133786229 gene encoding wall-associated receptor kinase-like 9, giving the protein MSTLASLARPGCQEKCGNVDIPYPFGIGPSECFLDERFEISCDNSYSTPVLKHTQLHVLNISLSPNSRDDYPEYDYSQWIVVRNPISFFDCGNKTRQKSANLTGTPFYYSSDNVFIAVSGGVLATFKTRSGNMHFKNGCSSNSTTTTSTSHNFSNCDGVECCATRVISYYSDVGDMFEISMDNGSSGTPANHSQCKYAFLIDYDEIDKHKTFGDLDYVPVRLSWFLNSTYFDVFKTHDMPTETINFDCRTSTEDYDNLLESSSDRIHHCWCKYGLRGNPYLVGGCNQDMNECIDGIAFCYGGSTCVNTFGDSHCSYKRRAIFIETGVGSPLGLLVLLFSTWRLYIFIKKRKEIKRKKAFFKRNGGLLLEQQIHSSENNVEQTKLFKSKELEKATNNFNIDRVLGQGGQGTVYKGMLEDGKIVAVKKSKIIDEAKLSEFINEVVILTQINHRNVVRLLGCCLETDVPLLVYEFIPNGTLSEYIHDKNAEFPFTWNMRLRIATEVAGALSYLHSAASFPIYHRDVKSTNILLDEKLRAKVADFGTSRTISLEQTHLTTLVYGTFGYLDPEYFQSSQFTDKSDVYSFGVVLVELLTGQKAISATRSEEEGRSLATYFMMTMEEKSSSLFDILDGQVLKDAPKEEILIVVDLAKRCLHLNGRNRPTMKEVAKELERIQGIDNKDSNGIQHNYEDLAYAQPEIADYSWNVSTSSTGLAFDSAATSFSLHQELPLL
- the LOC133784554 gene encoding cytochrome c oxidase assembly protein COX15-like is translated as MFRSRLSPFLLVKSNRKALYNHLTQATSSSSRVAREETSRFFSTGIVRRILHDFRSSPKGQYVPSLRNVSTVHSLNAKSNEGLKLLVNGGPHAQKMVGIWLFGSAAWVFSMVVLGGVTRLTRSGLSITDWKFSGGLPPLSDEEWLQEFEKYKLSPEYKRVNRGMSIDDFKFIYWMEYAHRMWGRALGIMFALPFSYFLRKGYITVRLGLKLSTLFALGAGQGLIGWWMVKSGLEEPPTEYAQPRVSPYRLAAHLTSAFVIYSGLLWTGLSVVMPEPPAESMSWVKGAAKVKRLALPVSLLVGITAVSGAFVAGNDAGHAYNTFPKMGDTWIPEDVLEMKPLIRNFFENTSMVQFPEIRVNLYSSTLVSIGSLWWLTRKVDLHPAVRYLIGSNVGMAGLQVTLGISTLLSYVPVSLGSAHQAGALTLMSLMILLIHTLRKPSPALLKSLPKVAKTI